GCAGCGCGATTCGGCCCACGACGGTCTTGAATATATGCGGCCCCTTTTCGCTCCATCCAAATGAGAATCGGCACGAGGTTCAGCACCATCATAATAACGATCACCACTTTTGCGATAGCAAGTCCGTGCTCGATCATAATCCTATCGCTTTCTTTCCGGTGGCTAAAACTTCAGCGGCAGATGCATATCCAAAAGAACTTCCGAAAGCTGATGCCAGATGATTGAGAATTCCCCAGGTCGGAAGCGATTCCATTTTCGGATCAAAGGCTTTCGAAAAACGTTGCCATCGTCCATCACGATTTACAAACGTCCCCTCTTGCTCTGCGTGACTTGCGCGCGGAAGGAGAAGATGCGCAAAGGGCTGTATGCTTTCGTTTCTGATATCGGTCATGAGCACAACATATTCTGGTTTTAGAGAAATCAGTCTTTTCTCATCAGCATCAGAAAGTGATCCCAGGATGACAAAAACTTTTCCTTTCGATTTTTCCGAAAAACGTTCTTGCGTCAGAAGTTTCACCCCATTCGTATTGGGATTTCGATCGTGATCGCGCAAAATGTCATCCGCAAACGAGGGATCATGTTCATCACCACTCCAGACAATCGAAGAAGTTTTCAGAACTTCTTTGAAGAAACGAAGTGCTGCCATATTTTCTTCGAGCGACTGCTGAACTGAGAGGACACCGACAATATCTGATGGCTGATACGTTTTCAGTTTTGTCGCCATCTCTGCGGTTGCGCTCTCCCAGCTGATGCGCTCATAAATACCATTCACCTCTTTCATCGGAAAGAGGACACGTTCATCAGCATTGATCCGTTTATAGGTCATGCGCCCGGGATCGCACATCCAGCATTCATTCACCTCTTCATTCTCTCGCGGTCGATAGCGATAGGCGATTCCGTCATCGTGATCGAGCCAGATATTGCACCCTGTTGCGCATCCCGTGCAGATGGAGGGAGTACTTTTTAAAAACCAGACACGTTTTTGAAATCGAAAATCGGAAGAGGTCAGCGCTCCAACGGGACAGATGTCGACCGTACAGAGCGAATACGGATTATCGAGTTGCTTTCCGGGAAAGACATCGATCGTCGAGTGATCACCCCGCTCGCACAGAATCAGTTGATGCTCTTTCGCAATCTCATCGCAAAAACGAATGCAGCGAGTACAGAGCACACAGCGTTCATCATCGAGCACCACATAGGGACCGATCGGTTTTGCTTTCGGTTTGTGCACTTTCGGATAACGCATGCGGGAGGGCTGCAGCGAGTGATCGAAATATTGATCTTGAAGTTTACATTCTCCCGACTGATCGCAGACGGGACAGTCGAGTGGATGATTGATGAGAATAAATTCGAGCACATCTTTTCGCAGCTGCGCTGCTTTCTGGGAATTTACATGTACAATCATACCGTCACGAACTCGCTCACGGCACGAAATCACGGGAGCGCGGGCCCCTTCAACGTCGACCTGGCAGAGACGGCAGTTGCCAGCGATCGAAAGTTTTGGATGATAGCAGAAATGCGGAATTTCGATCCCAATATCTTTTGCAGCATTGAAGATCGTGACACCAGCATCGACTTCCACGTGCTTCCCATCAATCGTCATTTTCACTTTTTGTGTCATAACACTTTCAAGTTTTTGCAAAAAAATATTTCAAAACATTTCTCTTTTGTTACGGGTCCTGTCACCTCCGCCGTTCCACCTCCCCGCTTACGCGGGGCACCCCTGGGATCCGGCGTTGGTGCCACCCGAATTATTTGTCAGTTTTGAAATATTTTCTCGACGCACATCCAACGTGTTTCGCTTCATCGGACATCGTCGTAAACGAACATGTTCTTCAAATTCATGTCGAAAACAGTTAATCCACGATCGAATCGGCATCGCCAGCGCATCTGCTAGCGTACAAATCGTTCGTCCTTGCATATTGTCAGCTAACTGAAAAAGGACCGAGAGGTCCTGTGCATCTCCATCACCTCGCTCCATCCGATCGACAATTTTCTTTGCCCATCCTGTCCCTTCGCGGCACGGTGTACACTGACCACACGACTCGTGCGCATAAAAACGTGCGAGATCCGCAAGCACTTCGACCGCACAGACGCTGTCATCAAAGATAATCACCCCACCACTTCCCAGAAGTGTTCCCGATTGTTGCAGCGATTCATAATCGAGTCGCGATGCTAAAATCTGTTCGCCCGTGAGAACCGGAACTGATGATCCACCAACAACAACCGCCTTGAGTTTACGACCACCACGCACACCGCCACAGTATTCATTCATAAACGTCGCAAACGGAAGACCGAGCTCTACTTCATAGACTCCCGGTTTTTCGACATGACCGCATACAGAGAAGAGTTTGGTTCCAGGACTTTTTTCCGTTCCGAATTTTCGATAAGCGCTTGCACCCTTCGCCAAAATAAAGGGAACGGCACAAATAGTTTCGACATTATTAACAATCGTCGGACAGGAAAAGAGACCCTCCACCGCCGGAAATGGAGGCTTGATACGTGGGAATCCTCGATATCCTTCAAGCGACGAAAGAAGTGCGGTCTCTTCCCCACAAATATAGGCGCCAGCTCCACGATGCGTGTAAATTTCAAGATCATACCCAGAACCTAAAATATTTTTGCCAAGAAGTTTTGATGCATAGGCTTGAAAAAGCGCAGCTTCAAAAAGTTCGCATTGATGAAAAAATTCTCCACGAAAATAAATATACGCCGTATGCGCACCGATCGCATACGAAGCAGCGATCATTCCTTCGATGAGCAGATGCGGATCTCGCTCCAGCAGATGACGATCTTTAAACGTTCCTGGTTCGCTCTCATCGGCATTGATGACCAGATAGACTGGCTTTCCGGTATTTTTCGGAACAAAACTCCATTTCATTCCGGTTGAAAAACCGGCACCACCTCGACCGCGAAGGCCTGCGGCCTTTACTTCTTCTGTCACTCGATCAGGTTGCATCTGAAACAGTTTTTCAAGCGACGCATAAGCGCCATGTTTTTTGGCAACAACGATGTCGTCCATCTTTTCGACATTCCAGTTTTTATTTAAGACAAGAGTCATTTTAGTTATGTTGAAAAATCATTTCGAAACGTTTCCCATTTGATACGGGTCCTGCCGCCTGCGG
The Deltaproteobacteria bacterium RIFCSPHIGHO2_02_FULL_44_16 DNA segment above includes these coding regions:
- a CDS encoding NADH oxidoreductase (quinone) subunit F; translation: MTLVLNKNWNVEKMDDIVVAKKHGAYASLEKLFQMQPDRVTEEVKAAGLRGRGGAGFSTGMKWSFVPKNTGKPVYLVINADESEPGTFKDRHLLERDPHLLIEGMIAASYAIGAHTAYIYFRGEFFHQCELFEAALFQAYASKLLGKNILGSGYDLEIYTHRGAGAYICGEETALLSSLEGYRGFPRIKPPFPAVEGLFSCPTIVNNVETICAVPFILAKGASAYRKFGTEKSPGTKLFSVCGHVEKPGVYEVELGLPFATFMNEYCGGVRGGRKLKAVVVGGSSVPVLTGEQILASRLDYESLQQSGTLLGSGGVIIFDDSVCAVEVLADLARFYAHESCGQCTPCREGTGWAKKIVDRMERGDGDAQDLSVLFQLADNMQGRTICTLADALAMPIRSWINCFRHEFEEHVRLRRCPMKRNTLDVRRENISKLTNNSGGTNAGSQGCPA